A window of Mucilaginibacter paludis DSM 18603 contains these coding sequences:
- a CDS encoding multidrug effflux MFS transporter, with amino-acid sequence MDRKRYIILILILGTLSALSPFSIDMYLPAFPAIARDLHTSVAHIQLSLTSYFIGISIGQLIYGPLLDRFGRKKPLYIGLLVYVLASLGCAVTKSANILIAMRLLQALGSCAGMVAARALVRDLFPVGDIAKVFSLLLLVIAVSPMVAPTVGGYVSAAFGWHAVFIILTSIAVLILAGCVFWLPQGREADQQLSLKPKAIVNNFHSVFKHPYFYTYAITGGVASASQYAYLSGSSDVFINYYHVSQKQYGWIFAFIAAGLIGSSQVNSVLLRSFKSEQVIKVALFIQSLVGITLFTATLNGWISEAGMIVLIFLFLCCQGFISPNASALSLAPFAKQAGSASALMGTLQMGIGACASAMVSFLNNGTALPMTGIMVVCAICGCILLFAGSKMISHKIINQPLLTTE; translated from the coding sequence GTGGATAGAAAACGATATATTATACTCATACTGATTTTAGGAACCCTATCCGCGTTAAGCCCCTTCTCTATCGATATGTACCTGCCCGCGTTCCCGGCCATTGCCCGCGACCTGCATACATCGGTAGCCCATATTCAACTATCGCTAACCAGCTATTTTATAGGCATATCCATAGGGCAGCTGATATACGGCCCCCTGCTTGATCGCTTTGGCCGTAAAAAACCCTTGTACATTGGCTTACTGGTATACGTGCTGGCATCGTTAGGTTGCGCTGTTACCAAATCGGCCAATATATTGATCGCGATGAGGCTGCTACAGGCCCTGGGCAGCTGCGCTGGAATGGTTGCCGCGCGGGCCCTGGTAAGGGACCTTTTCCCGGTAGGCGATATAGCGAAGGTATTTTCGTTGTTGCTACTGGTGATAGCGGTTTCGCCCATGGTAGCCCCAACGGTGGGCGGCTATGTTAGCGCGGCCTTTGGCTGGCATGCGGTATTTATCATCCTTACCTCCATAGCGGTGCTGATATTGGCAGGATGCGTGTTTTGGCTTCCCCAGGGCCGCGAGGCAGATCAGCAACTCTCGCTCAAACCCAAAGCCATCGTTAATAATTTTCACAGTGTATTTAAGCACCCTTATTTTTATACTTACGCCATTACGGGCGGCGTGGCATCGGCAAGCCAGTATGCTTATTTGTCGGGCTCATCTGATGTTTTTATTAATTATTACCACGTGAGCCAGAAACAGTACGGCTGGATATTTGCCTTTATTGCCGCCGGGCTTATCGGCTCCAGCCAGGTAAACAGCGTTTTGCTGCGGAGCTTTAAAAGCGAACAGGTAATTAAGGTTGCCCTTTTTATCCAGAGCTTAGTTGGCATTACGCTGTTTACCGCTACACTAAACGGCTGGATTAGCGAGGCCGGGATGATTGTGCTGATATTTTTGTTTTTATGCTGCCAGGGCTTTATATCGCCCAATGCCTCGGCCTTATCACTCGCGCCTTTTGCCAAACAGGCCGGCAGTGCATCGGCTTTAATGGGCACCTTGCAAATGGGTATTGGCGCATGTGCATCGGCCATGGTGAGCTTTTTGAACAACGGCACCGCCCTACCCATGACGGGCATTATGGTTGTTTGCGCCATCTGCGGATGTATCTTACTTTTTGCAGGCAGCAAAATGATCAGCCATAAAATAATTAATCAACCTTTATTAACTACAGAATAG